The following nucleotide sequence is from Citrus sinensis cultivar Valencia sweet orange chromosome 6, DVS_A1.0, whole genome shotgun sequence.
taatcatttctcatttaatgttttaaaaattcattaagcGCTTGAAATGTTCTACAAAGTAgtaatatttatgttataaaaatattgcGTATTTCAAGCTGCTGATGCATGCATTTTCCAAAACACGGGAGAACATGTATCACAAGGGGGTGAAACTCgttcaaaacaattaaatactTCAAACTATTTTTCATAACATATACACATTAGACTCATTCAAGCAGGCACCGTTAGTCGCCCCTGTAAATTTCGGTCAGAACTCACAAAGTCAGAAGAAGCAACTTTCCCTAAGACGAAGGCATATAATCTAAAAGTATAAGACAAGCAAAATTTTCCGCAAACGCACTCGAATTCCATAAACTTCACCGAAATTCTCCGGTATTCCACCTCTATGGAAGGCTTCGAGAGGTGCAAGTAGCCAAGTTCAATCAAACTTGAAGGCTTATATCCGagcttattatttattaatataacataaCTACGACCAGATCACATCGGTAGAGTGAGAGCAACAAGAAACATAATTCTCTGCTACCTACcactaaataatttattcttacaAACTGTCAAATTGAGCACTCTTAAATATTACATAAGGCAAttgtgtaaaatttattgccAAATCTAAACACATCTTGTACAACCTGGAGTCTGAAGATTTAAGTCAGCAAAACCTCAAACAAGCTTCAAGCTCCTTCTCATCATGACAACTATATCCCAACATATAGGCACGTGCTGTCATAGATACATAAGAAATGAATATATAtgtgggggaaaaaaaagacagGATGTTAAGACAGAAGTAATATCCATACCAAATCGACCAGACCCCATGAAAGGTTCTTCATCAATCACACTGCTTTGTTGTTCCTAAAAATTgtagaaaattaagaaaatgaatttagaacaaagaaaaagagagaaattgagGAAAAAGACCACTAACTTAATTGACACAATCATGACCCTTGGAACATCATCACAACGAATAGGAATGAAATGCTGCAGCGATAGTCTGCTAAAGACTGcagaatttcatttttttctttgtctttttggtCATACAAGTGTTTTAAGCATGATGCATGGAATTGACAATAACAATATAgagcaaaagaaaatgcaattcattttcttctcttagGGTAGTGAGGGAAGAACTGCATGCATATCATGTTGTTGTATAAATTCAATTACTGATGAACACAGGGAAGAACAACATCATCAGTGGACATTCAATACCAGAATAAGCTGTTTCTCACAGTTAGACAGTAAAAGTACCCAAATACATGAACAAGACATTTAAACTATGCACGACCAAGATTCCATCAAGACTtgtcaattttgaattttaaaattctttcaaaacatAATATAAACTTCTCATTATCCTAGGCTTTGGATCATCAAATCCCCAAAGGATAACCCAGTTTTGAAAGGTTCATGTCCGATGGGAAGTATTTAATTCGAGGGCAGGGTGCAAGGTaactaaaagaataaaaaaacaatgaaacaAAAAGCTTTGGATCATCAAAAAGTGAACTACCAAATTCTTATCTAGTGCTTTATAATTCTAAGACTCTAGGCAGAGGAAGCAGAAGCAGATTTTAAGCAAGTAAACAAATGAAGAAGGTGCAGAAAATTTCTACTCACAGGATCTGGTTCCAATTCATCTGGTGACATCAACATTTCAAAACAACGGCCAGAAATTTTACAGACCATAATCCCGTCTTTGGCGTCCATAGCCATCTCTCTGCATGTATCATCACAAACTGACAGCATAGGAAAGACAAATTAGTTCATTGCATTCTATAGTAAATATTTGAATGCAAGAACATGAAATTGCTGCCATCGTTTCCTACCATGAACATATCCAGTCTTctcacaaacaaataaattaccaaCTTGGTGGTAAGTGCACAGATCTCCAGAACAAGCATGGTCAGTGAGCACGTTATCAGTCAAGCCCTTACTGCTTTTCCACAAAGAAACTTGATCCCCAACTGTCTTGTCAATAATGATCCGATCATCTTTCACCTTCAGATcaccaaaaagaataaaaagtgaCGAAGAATACAAGATATACAAGAATGCTGCCTCCTAATGATTTGTTCACAGAACTTCTTTGAAAAAGGCAGTCGAAAATGTAAACCAATATGTTTGCCTCAAACATAAGCTGCAATACATTTGACATAAGTATCCCAAAACTAAACATGAAACGAAGTCAACCGATCCTTTGCACTAAAAACAGCAAAAGCACACAACTTCAAAAGATGAGAACAAACTGACAAACAAGCACCAACCAGTCAAATTTCGGGCACATTTAGGAACACAATACGTGCATGCAACCAGACAATAAATGTGGCAGAAAGGTGGCATGTGAGGATCCATTTGTGTAAAAGCACCCAATCTTACAGTAAGGTAGAGATTCTTAGCTCTTCTTTCACATCCAAATGATGCAGTGAATGAAAAGCATAAGACAAACAACTAAAGGCAATagttatcaaaaatatttcgCACGGTTTGAAAAGATACTCTAAAATgtatacaatttttaacaaatgagTCTTCGTGTTAGGCAACATCACATGTTACCTGTGAAGGAAGTGGTGCTTGGCTTCTCTTAGCAGCTTGCATCTGGATATAGTACTCTTTAAACTCAGTTGGGCAACTTCTAACTAGTTCGGCCAAGTCTTCCTTGTCGCGCtgtaaaatgaagaaacattAACTTAAAAGACTACCGTCTACACCAGCTTTAACAATGCTTCAAGCATCAAAAaggaatttcaaaaaatataaacttgcCTTGAGT
It contains:
- the LOC102614946 gene encoding F-box protein SKIP31 isoform X2, which gives rise to MTLSDDEDDSLAQFLESEVLAQVSDSEEEKQSKEEDEPKKKKLCVEKFSATGSCSGKIPPELFTHMLKFLSSEDLVSCSLVCRFLNYAASDESLWRRLYCMRWGLLPPTKNLRVCAWKKLYIQRDKEDLAELVRSCPTEFKEYYIQMQAAKRSQAPLPSQVKDDRIIIDKTVGDQVSLWKSSKGLTDNVLTDHACSGDLCTYHQVGNLFVCEKTGYVHVCDDTCREMAMDAKDGIMVCKISGRCFEMLMSPDELEPDPEQQSSVIDEEPFMGSGRFARAYMLGYSCHDEKELEACLRFC
- the LOC102614946 gene encoding F-box protein SKIP31 isoform X1 encodes the protein MTLSDDEDDSLAQFLESEVLAQVSDSEEEKQSKEEDEPKKKKLCVEKFSATGSCSGSGSDSISNNNNINNKSEIHSSPNRIDTGIFSKIPPELFTHMLKFLSSEDLVSCSLVCRFLNYAASDESLWRRLYCMRWGLLPPTKNLRVCAWKKLYIQRDKEDLAELVRSCPTEFKEYYIQMQAAKRSQAPLPSQVKDDRIIIDKTVGDQVSLWKSSKGLTDNVLTDHACSGDLCTYHQVGNLFVCEKTGYVHVCDDTCREMAMDAKDGIMVCKISGRCFEMLMSPDELEPDPEQQSSVIDEEPFMGSGRFARAYMLGYSCHDEKELEACLRFC